In the genome of Neodiprion pinetum isolate iyNeoPine1 chromosome 2, iyNeoPine1.2, whole genome shotgun sequence, one region contains:
- the LOC124212660 gene encoding AKT-interacting protein yields the protein MIVTMSSRYTTTGIKGEGDVDDNYRQQGSLRKLLPSNSNGETQLAMSTRMIDRPPSTRSNREYAVFLQEYIILSEYNMMQKQDLKRIYVIPSANDSFLWFGVFFVRQGIYQGGVFRFTITLPPTFPDGGCPKVVFQPNVFHPLLKADTGELDTTWEFPEWKRNNRVWQLVQYIVKVFSKIDSKMPSINEEALMLFASNIESFQKKARASVTESLSQLYDPPSTDDPHYITFTPYDSSSHDGIKEEILKSKKEEENKVLGFSWVQPGSLQPFSKPETR from the exons aTGATTGTAACGATGTCATCGAGATATACAACGACCGGGATCAAG GGCGAAGGAGATGTGGACGACAACTACAGGCAGCAAGGATCGTTAAGGAAATTGTTGCCATCCAATAGTAATGGAGAGACACAGCTTGCCATGTCCACTAGGATGATCGATAGACCTCCTTCGACTCGCAGTAACAGAGAATATGCTGTGTTCTTACAAGAGTATATAATTCTTTCTGAATA TAATATGATGCAGAAACAAGATCTAAAAAGAATTTATGTGATTCCATCTGCAAATGACTCATTTT TATGGTTTGGAGTCTTCTTTGTTAGACAAGGAATTTACCAAGGTGGCGTATTCAGATTCACAATTACCTTGCCCCCAACTTTTCCCGACGGTGGTTGTCCG AAAGTTGTATTTCAACCGAATGTATTTCATCCATTATTGAAGGCTGATACTGGAGAGTTAGATACAACGTGGGAATTTCCTGAATGGAAACGAAACAATAGAGTTTGGCAATTAGTGCAGTACATTGTCAAGGTCTTTTCCAAAATCGATTCAAAGATGCCGTCCATCAATGAAGAAGCTCTGATGTT ATTTGCAAGTAACATTGAAAGTTTCCAAAAAAAAGCTAGGGCAAGTGTTACAGAGAGTTTGAGTCAGCTTTACGATCCACCTTCAACTGACGATCCGCATTACATTACTTTTACCCCTTATGATAGTTCATCGCACGATGGTATCAAGGAGGAGATATTAAAATCAAAG aaggaagaggaaaataaGGTGCTTGGATTTTCTTGGGTACAGCCAGGATCGCTTCAGCCTTTTTCAAAACCCGAAACAAGATAA
- the LOC124212658 gene encoding uncharacterized protein isoform X3: METHCVGEITERPDYENLSTSAVLHYCKCKILRPYLRLLGVMGLRPTSGDDIECSPCYSIFANLHTFQVLIFMCIGYVLQYTACFRRDRGFCYTLMRIDHELVSNTTKELQYERICYGSIAFSYAIPSILHLSAYLYAVYLFRIRENEQLQNLMERAFLMSSDPSDRGSQKRLVRILWLFIVLSIIWMIIALITVNLMMARGIIVFQWLHSSPDQLKTVLKFFLIVCTLWHDMVQGTIITSYCLQGQLLMSHLYFLRTKLLQHTLAPLDWMKEISEFKKLLKYFNDDFGPAVCIYTVVNFSWAAAGILWLLKYDNVDVQSSPIIYISIINVSLWVVISLAPFIQAARLTSACSTIQGIGHEIRVRPFVYQDTPGSDLDTILLYASSLNMCARLFRVPITGRYLLLALTVGSIVMLILGQCHFLSGL; the protein is encoded by the exons ATGGAGACCCATTGC GTTGGAGAAATTACCGAAAGACCAGATTATGAAAATCTCAGCACTTCAGCCGTCCTACATTATTGCAAATGCAAAATATTACGTCCCTATTTAAGACTTCTCGGAGTAATGGGATTGAGACCAACAAGTGGAGATGATATAGAGTGCTCGCcttgttattcaatttttgccAATCTGCACACTTTTCAAGTCCTTATATTCATGTGCATTGGATACGTTCTTCAATATACGGCTTGTTTTAg ACGAGATCGTGGGTTTTGCTATACCTTGATGCGAATCGATCATGAGCTAGTGTCTAACACTACCAAGGAGTTACAGTATGAAAGAATATGTTATGGAAGTATAGCATTCAGCTATGCGATACCAAGCATTCTTCATCTCAGTGCATATTTGTAtgcagtttatttatttagaatACGGGAGAACGAGCAGCTTCAAAACTTGATGGAGAGAGCTTTTCTCATGTCTTCAGACCCATCAGATCGCGGTAGTCAGAAGAGATTAGTTAGAATACTGTGGTTATTCATTGTGCTGAGCATTATATGGATGATCATAGCTTTGATCACTGTGAACTTAATGATGGCAAGAGGAATCATTGTATTTCAATGGCTTCATTCTAG TCCAGACCAGTTGAAgactgttttaaaattttttctgatCGTTTGTACCTTATGGCATGATATGGTTCAAGGAACGATTATAACAAGTTACTGCTTGCAAGGACAACTATTAATGTCGCATCTATACTTTCTACGAACCAAGTTACTCCAACATACATTGGCTCCGTTAGATTGGATGAag GAGATTAgtgagtttaaaaaattgctgaaatatttcaatgatGATTTTGGTCCGGCAGTATGCATATACACTGTGGTAAATTTTTCGTGGGCTGCAGCTGGTATTTTATGGCTACTGAAATACGATAACGTCGATGTACAAAGCAGTCCGATTATTTATATTAGTATTATAAATGTGTCTTTGTGGGTCGTGATATCATTAGCCCCTTTTATACAG GCAGCACGATTAACTTCAGCATGCTCAACTATTCAAGGAATTGGGCATGAAATTCGCGTACGTCCATTCGTGTATCAGGACACTCCAGGATCGGACTTGGATACGATTCTATTATATGCGTCTTCATTAAATATGTGCGCTAGATTATTCAGAGTACCTATAACTGGGAGGTATTTGTTGTTGGCATTAACTGTTGGGAGTATTGTTATGTTGATCCTAGGGCAGTGCCATTTTCTATCCGgcttataa
- the LOC124212657 gene encoding nucleolar protein 10 has protein sequence MQVSDPNNVKIYNLSAGKSLPEWLSERKRRSLLKKNADIRRRIELIQDFDMPGISTSVKVSRDGQYIFATGIYKPRVKCFDVNNLSLKFERCFDSEVLTFEILSDDYSKLVFLHCDRYIEFHSAQGKYYRLRIPRFGRDMQYHYPSCDLFVVGASNEIYRLNLERGQFLQSLFTEASGINRCTINPIHHSLMIGTQEGRIEAWDPRTRNKVGTLDCAFHCVTENTQLEGFPSITALKFQDALTLGVGTATGQVLLYDIRSNKPLLVKDHMYGLPIRDIEFHNQMGMIYSMDSSVVKIWDKQTGKLYTSIEAQADFNNMCVVPNTGMMFIANEDTKLQTYYIPSLGPAPRWCSFLDNLTEELEESNFDTVYDDYKFITEKELDDFGLAHLKGSNLLRAYMHGYFMDARLYRKARDVAQPFNFDEYQRKQIRKKIEEERTNRVQVSKLPSVNKRLAQKLLDNELDPKAKRKTPSLLKDNRFKPLFEDPNFEVDENTEEFRLLNPVVSQLAKSRRIELNKKLEAQARFDIAREEENTLEGKRSSEESSLSDDDSSDDDKGWAKEVQKQHKLIKRETRQREWEEEKARREENQETEAVDRSESKSAKFFKLKEGVEFMGIRTVRQKQNKASLGQRLQAEEVNSVRMLGSLGNREMTFSTKKLKKSGGYSEEKTVKHCAERKRLSRSAGKIGNKLKPKFWNGKRVV, from the exons ATGCAGGTCTCAGATCCTAATAATGTGAAAATCTACAACTTGAGTGCGGGCAAATCTCTTCCCGAG tgGTTATCAGAGAGAAAGCGACGAagtttactaaaaaaaaatgccg ATATCAGAAGACGCATCGAACTTATTCAGGATTTTGATATGCCTGGAATTAGTACGTCTGTCAAAGTTTCCAGGGATGGCCAATATATTTTTGCTACTGGCATATATAAGCCAAGGGTAAAATGTTTTGACGTGAACAACCTATCCCTTAAATTTGAGCGCTGCTTCGATTCTGAAGTTCTCACATTTGAAATATTGTCTGACGACTACAGTAAG TTAGTCTTCTTGCACTGTGATAGatacattgaatttcattcggCGCAAGGGAAATATTATAGACTTAGGATACCCCGGTTCGGAAGAGACATGCAGTACCATTATCCGTCCTGCGACCTATTTGTTGTTGGTGCTAG CAATGAGATCTATCGACTGAACCTAGAGAGGGgacaatttttacaatcattATTTACGGAGGCCTCTGGCATAAACAGATGCACCATAAATCCTATTCATCATTCGCTAATGATTGGTACTCAGGAAGGACGAATCGAAGCCTGGGATCCTCGTACCAGAAACAAAGTCGGTACATTAGACTGCGCGTTTCATTGTGTCACCGAAAATACCCA ACTTGAAGGATTTCCGTCAATTACTGCCCTCAAGTTTCAGGATGCACTTACATTGGGCGTGGGTACTGCTACAGGTCAAGTATTACTCTACGACATTAGATCAAATAAACCATTGTTGGTAAAGGATCACATGTACGGATTACCAATCAGAgatattgaatttcacaatCAGATGGGTATGATCTACTCTATGGATAGTTCGGTCGTTAAAATTTGGGATAAACAAACG GGCAAGCTGTACACCTCAATAGAAGCACAGGCAGATTTCAACAATATGTGTGTTGTTCCGAATACCGGAATGATGTTTATTGCTAATGAAGATACTAAGTTACAAACTTACTACATACCCAGCCTAGGACCTGCACCTAGGTGGTGCAGTTTTCTTGATAATCTTACTGAAGAACTTGAAGAGTCTAACTTTGATACTGTTTATGATGACTATAAATTCATTACTGAGAAGGAACTGGACGATTTCGGACTAGCACATCTTAAAGGAAGTAACTTACTTAGGGCATACATGCACGGATATTTTATGGATGCTAGGCTCTATAGAAAGGCTAGAGACGTAGCTCAGCCTTTCAACTTTGATGAATATCAGAGGAAACAGAtcagaaagaaaattgaagaggAACGTACGAACCGAGTGCAG gTTTCAAAATTGCCATCAGTTAATAAACGTCTAGCTCAGAAATTGCTGGATAACGAATTAGATCCAAAAGCAAAACGGAAAACACCAAGTCTTCTCAAAGACAATCGGTTCAAGCCATTATTTGAAGATCCAAACTTTGAAGTGGACGAAAACACAGAGGAGTTCCGTTTGCTAAATCCTGTAGTATCACAACTTGCCAAATCTAGAAGAATAGAATTAAACAAGAAACTTGAAGCTCAAGCTCGATTTGACATAGccagagaagaagaaaacacaCTTGAAG GTAAACGAAGTTCGGAGGAAAGTTCATTGTCGGATGATGATAGTTCGGATGACGACAAAGGCTGGGCTAAGGAAGTTCAGAAGCAGCACAAATTAATAAAGAGAGAGACGAGACAAAGAGAGTGGGAAGAAGAAAAGGCGCGAAGAGAAGAGAATCAAGAAACAGAAGCAGTAGATCGATCAGAGAGCAAATCAgctaaatttttcaaactcaaaGAAGGCGTCGAGTTTATGGGTATCAGGACAGTcagacaaaaacaaaacaa AGCGAGCCTTGGCCAAAGATTGCAAGCTGAAGAAGTCAATAGTGTCAGAATGCTTGGTTCGTTGGGAAATAGAGAAATGACATTCAGCACTAAAAAG CTAAAAAAATCAGGTGGCTATTCGGAAGAGAAAACAGTTAAGCATTGTGCGGAGCGTAAGCGATTGTCTCGTTCAGCGGGGAAAATCGGCAATAAATTGAAGCCGAAATTTTGGAACGGCAAAAGAGTTGTATAG
- the Mpp6 gene encoding M-phase phosphoprotein 6 — MTAREVNKTKLSKGILEMKFMKRTKEKVEKQLFQEEGKEYFGAQLTNHMKKGSDKFIIEPSFVFCEGLLDGRVSFRGMNPEIERLMELEEEAKQALTRKQNETEITDEQMAKHYRSSAVDTMAKKFRTKHENKKYVRDDSIEIEPVEKKPKFLKPSD; from the exons atgacTGCAAGAGAAGTGAACAAGACGAAATTGTCGAAAGGTATTTTGGAAATGAAG TTCATGAAACGAACCAAAGAGAAAGTTGAGAAGCAACTATTTCAAGAAGAAGGCAAAGAATACTTCGGGGCACAGCTGACTAATCACATGAAGAAAGGATC GgataaattcatcattgaGCCAAGCTTTGTGTTTTGTGAAGGTTTGCTTGACGGTCGAGTGAGCTTTCGCGGTATGAATCCAGAGATAGAGAGACTGATGGAATTGGAAGAAGAAGCTAAGCAAGCTTTGACCCGGAAACAGAATGAAACTGAAATAACTGATGAACAGATGGCAAAGCATTACAGATCCTCAGCAGTGGATACAatggcaaaaaaattcaggacaAAACATGAAAACAAGAAATATGTAAGGGATGACAGCATCGAAATAGAACCCGTAGAGAAAAAAcctaaatttttgaaaccatCGGACTAA
- the LOC124212661 gene encoding UPF0598 protein CG30010 produces the protein MNRPKTVFHLMFNLKFLSNNRLIPYSGFSSIYKYLSNHRPRSICTLSRRTLVTYIQGQSPEPRIREYFYYIDHQGMLFLDDSRMKNFTSCFKEKKFLAFFFTRLRKNETGRYMDDFPYLSPCGRERNFVRCDDLPIVFTHVIQKEDLDTGGVKNQFSYAHADELLTVPFEPAKIFMSMETGRVYHPAPKIAGGIGLVRSKLALEFSKYFEFHNGEEQSPTHFSWDNNRHELDSEWHKKIAKKVL, from the exons ATGAATCGTCCTAAAACAGTTTTCCACCTAATGTTCAATCTTAAATTCCTTTCAAACAACAGATTAATACCTTATTCTGGCTTTTCCTCGATCTATAAATATCTATCAAATCACCGTCCGCGTTCAATATGTACACTCAGCAGAAGAACTCTCGTTACTTATATACAAGGACAATCGCCCGAACCTCGAATTCGCGAATATTTCTATTACATCGATCACCAAGGAATG TTGTTTCTTGATGATTCTCGAATGAAGAACTTCACCTCTTGTTTTAAAG agaaaaagtttttggcATTCTTCTTCACAAGACTTCGCAAAAATGAAACTGGCCGTTACATGGATGATTTTCCCTACCTGTCACCATGTGGAAGAGAACGAAATTTCGTCAGATGTGATGATCTTCCAATCGTGTTTACACATGTCATTCAAAAGGAAGATTTAGATACTGGAggagtgaaaaatcaatttagtTATGCTCATGCCGATGAGTTACTGACG GTTCCTTTTGAGCCAGCAAAAATCTTCATGAGCATGGAAACTGGACGAGTTTATCATCCTGCACCAAAAATTGCTGGTGGCATAGGCTTGGTGCGATCTAAGCTAGCATTAGAATTTAGCAAATACTTTGAATTCCATAATGGCGAAGAACAAAGTCCAACGCATTTTTCTTGGGACAATAATAGACATGAACTGGATTCCGAATGGCATAAAAAAATAGCTAAAAAAGTtctgtga
- the LOC124212658 gene encoding uncharacterized protein isoform X2 gives MMLCWLQSRQSSNEAVNSKNQRTGLNENNGDPLRMSTTSILSELESAEVGEITERPDYENLSTSAVLHYCKCKILRPYLRLLGVMGLRPTSGDDIECSPCYSIFANLHTFQVLIFMCIGYVLQYTACFRRDRGFCYTLMRIDHELVSNTTKELQIRENEQLQNLMERAFLMSSDPSDRGSQKRLVRILWLFIVLSIIWMIIALITVNLMMARGIIVFQWLHSSPDQLKTVLKFFLIVCTLWHDMVQGTIITSYCLQGQLLMSHLYFLRTKLLQHTLAPLDWMKEISEFKKLLKYFNDDFGPAVCIYTVVNFSWAAAGILWLLKYDNVDVQSSPIIYISIINVSLWVVISLAPFIQAARLTSACSTIQGIGHEIRVRPFVYQDTPGSDLDTILLYASSLNMCARLFRVPITGRYLLLALTVGSIVMLILGQCHFLSGL, from the exons ATGATGCTTTGCTGGCTGCAGTCTAGGCAAAGCTCAAACGAAGCAGTGAATTCAAAAAACCAGCGCACTGGCCTCAACGAAAACAATGGAGACCCATTGCGTATGTCGACAACATCGATTCTATCAGAATTAGAAAGTGCCGAA GTTGGAGAAATTACCGAAAGACCAGATTATGAAAATCTCAGCACTTCAGCCGTCCTACATTATTGCAAATGCAAAATATTACGTCCCTATTTAAGACTTCTCGGAGTAATGGGATTGAGACCAACAAGTGGAGATGATATAGAGTGCTCGCcttgttattcaatttttgccAATCTGCACACTTTTCAAGTCCTTATATTCATGTGCATTGGATACGTTCTTCAATATACGGCTTGTTTTAg ACGAGATCGTGGGTTTTGCTATACCTTGATGCGAATCGATCATGAGCTAGTGTCTAACACTACCAAGGAGTTACA aatACGGGAGAACGAGCAGCTTCAAAACTTGATGGAGAGAGCTTTTCTCATGTCTTCAGACCCATCAGATCGCGGTAGTCAGAAGAGATTAGTTAGAATACTGTGGTTATTCATTGTGCTGAGCATTATATGGATGATCATAGCTTTGATCACTGTGAACTTAATGATGGCAAGAGGAATCATTGTATTTCAATGGCTTCATTCTAG TCCAGACCAGTTGAAgactgttttaaaattttttctgatCGTTTGTACCTTATGGCATGATATGGTTCAAGGAACGATTATAACAAGTTACTGCTTGCAAGGACAACTATTAATGTCGCATCTATACTTTCTACGAACCAAGTTACTCCAACATACATTGGCTCCGTTAGATTGGATGAag GAGATTAgtgagtttaaaaaattgctgaaatatttcaatgatGATTTTGGTCCGGCAGTATGCATATACACTGTGGTAAATTTTTCGTGGGCTGCAGCTGGTATTTTATGGCTACTGAAATACGATAACGTCGATGTACAAAGCAGTCCGATTATTTATATTAGTATTATAAATGTGTCTTTGTGGGTCGTGATATCATTAGCCCCTTTTATACAG GCAGCACGATTAACTTCAGCATGCTCAACTATTCAAGGAATTGGGCATGAAATTCGCGTACGTCCATTCGTGTATCAGGACACTCCAGGATCGGACTTGGATACGATTCTATTATATGCGTCTTCATTAAATATGTGCGCTAGATTATTCAGAGTACCTATAACTGGGAGGTATTTGTTGTTGGCATTAACTGTTGGGAGTATTGTTATGTTGATCCTAGGGCAGTGCCATTTTCTATCCGgcttataa
- the LOC124212658 gene encoding uncharacterized protein isoform X1, with protein MMLCWLQSRQSSNEAVNSKNQRTGLNENNGDPLRMSTTSILSELESAEVGEITERPDYENLSTSAVLHYCKCKILRPYLRLLGVMGLRPTSGDDIECSPCYSIFANLHTFQVLIFMCIGYVLQYTACFRRDRGFCYTLMRIDHELVSNTTKELQYERICYGSIAFSYAIPSILHLSAYLYAVYLFRIRENEQLQNLMERAFLMSSDPSDRGSQKRLVRILWLFIVLSIIWMIIALITVNLMMARGIIVFQWLHSSPDQLKTVLKFFLIVCTLWHDMVQGTIITSYCLQGQLLMSHLYFLRTKLLQHTLAPLDWMKEISEFKKLLKYFNDDFGPAVCIYTVVNFSWAAAGILWLLKYDNVDVQSSPIIYISIINVSLWVVISLAPFIQAARLTSACSTIQGIGHEIRVRPFVYQDTPGSDLDTILLYASSLNMCARLFRVPITGRYLLLALTVGSIVMLILGQCHFLSGL; from the exons ATGATGCTTTGCTGGCTGCAGTCTAGGCAAAGCTCAAACGAAGCAGTGAATTCAAAAAACCAGCGCACTGGCCTCAACGAAAACAATGGAGACCCATTGCGTATGTCGACAACATCGATTCTATCAGAATTAGAAAGTGCCGAA GTTGGAGAAATTACCGAAAGACCAGATTATGAAAATCTCAGCACTTCAGCCGTCCTACATTATTGCAAATGCAAAATATTACGTCCCTATTTAAGACTTCTCGGAGTAATGGGATTGAGACCAACAAGTGGAGATGATATAGAGTGCTCGCcttgttattcaatttttgccAATCTGCACACTTTTCAAGTCCTTATATTCATGTGCATTGGATACGTTCTTCAATATACGGCTTGTTTTAg ACGAGATCGTGGGTTTTGCTATACCTTGATGCGAATCGATCATGAGCTAGTGTCTAACACTACCAAGGAGTTACAGTATGAAAGAATATGTTATGGAAGTATAGCATTCAGCTATGCGATACCAAGCATTCTTCATCTCAGTGCATATTTGTAtgcagtttatttatttagaatACGGGAGAACGAGCAGCTTCAAAACTTGATGGAGAGAGCTTTTCTCATGTCTTCAGACCCATCAGATCGCGGTAGTCAGAAGAGATTAGTTAGAATACTGTGGTTATTCATTGTGCTGAGCATTATATGGATGATCATAGCTTTGATCACTGTGAACTTAATGATGGCAAGAGGAATCATTGTATTTCAATGGCTTCATTCTAG TCCAGACCAGTTGAAgactgttttaaaattttttctgatCGTTTGTACCTTATGGCATGATATGGTTCAAGGAACGATTATAACAAGTTACTGCTTGCAAGGACAACTATTAATGTCGCATCTATACTTTCTACGAACCAAGTTACTCCAACATACATTGGCTCCGTTAGATTGGATGAag GAGATTAgtgagtttaaaaaattgctgaaatatttcaatgatGATTTTGGTCCGGCAGTATGCATATACACTGTGGTAAATTTTTCGTGGGCTGCAGCTGGTATTTTATGGCTACTGAAATACGATAACGTCGATGTACAAAGCAGTCCGATTATTTATATTAGTATTATAAATGTGTCTTTGTGGGTCGTGATATCATTAGCCCCTTTTATACAG GCAGCACGATTAACTTCAGCATGCTCAACTATTCAAGGAATTGGGCATGAAATTCGCGTACGTCCATTCGTGTATCAGGACACTCCAGGATCGGACTTGGATACGATTCTATTATATGCGTCTTCATTAAATATGTGCGCTAGATTATTCAGAGTACCTATAACTGGGAGGTATTTGTTGTTGGCATTAACTGTTGGGAGTATTGTTATGTTGATCCTAGGGCAGTGCCATTTTCTATCCGgcttataa